In Aliiglaciecola sp. LCG003, a genomic segment contains:
- the ilvC gene encoding ketol-acid reductoisomerase produces the protein MANYFNTLSLRQQLDQLGRCRFMQKSEFASGCEYLKGKKIVIVGCGAQGLNQGLNMRDSGLNVSYALRQAAIDEKRDSYQRASSNGFEVGTYQQLIPEADLVYNLTPDKQHSSVVEAVMPLMKKGATLGYSHGFNIVEEGQQIRADITVVMCAPKCPGTEVREEYKRGFGVPTLIAVHPENDPQGQGWDIAKALASATGGDRAGVLQSSFVAEVKSDLMGEQTILCGMQQTAAILAYEKMIADGIDAGYAGALIQFGLETITEALKIGGVTNMMDRLSNPAKLKACELSDQLTTMLRPLFEKHQDDIISGEFSKTMMEDWANGDANLFKWREETGQSAFENAPQFEGRIDEQEFFDKGILIVAMIKSGVELAFDVMVEAGILPESAYYESLHETPLISNTIARKRLYEMNVVISDTAEYGNYLFANAAIPLLKEKLMPTISAELIGKGLNVSSNSVDNMALVNANHKIRNHGVESVGAVLRGYMTDMKAIVDVA, from the coding sequence ATGGCAAATTACTTCAACACATTATCTCTTCGTCAGCAGCTTGATCAGTTAGGCCGCTGCCGTTTTATGCAAAAAAGTGAATTTGCTAGCGGATGCGAATATTTAAAAGGCAAGAAGATAGTCATTGTAGGCTGCGGCGCTCAGGGCCTTAATCAAGGTTTGAATATGCGTGACTCTGGTTTGAACGTTTCTTATGCGTTACGCCAAGCCGCGATTGATGAAAAACGAGATTCTTATCAAAGAGCTTCAAGCAATGGTTTTGAAGTTGGCACTTACCAACAATTGATACCGGAAGCGGATTTAGTTTATAACCTAACCCCTGATAAACAACATTCCAGCGTTGTTGAGGCAGTTATGCCGCTAATGAAAAAGGGCGCAACTTTGGGTTATTCCCATGGCTTCAATATCGTAGAAGAAGGTCAGCAAATCCGTGCAGACATCACAGTTGTAATGTGTGCACCCAAATGTCCAGGCACTGAAGTTAGAGAAGAATACAAGCGTGGTTTTGGTGTCCCTACACTCATCGCTGTTCACCCAGAAAATGATCCACAAGGACAAGGTTGGGATATCGCCAAAGCCTTAGCATCTGCCACAGGTGGTGACCGTGCCGGTGTACTTCAATCATCCTTTGTAGCAGAAGTGAAATCTGATTTGATGGGTGAGCAAACCATTCTTTGTGGAATGCAACAAACAGCGGCTATTTTGGCCTATGAGAAAATGATAGCAGATGGTATAGATGCTGGCTATGCTGGTGCGCTGATCCAATTTGGTTTAGAGACCATTACCGAAGCGCTTAAAATCGGTGGTGTTACCAATATGATGGACCGACTGTCCAATCCTGCAAAATTAAAAGCCTGTGAACTATCGGATCAACTCACCACTATGCTTCGTCCTTTGTTTGAAAAACATCAAGATGACATCATCAGTGGCGAATTCTCAAAAACCATGATGGAAGATTGGGCCAATGGTGATGCAAACTTGTTCAAATGGCGTGAAGAAACCGGTCAAAGTGCCTTTGAAAATGCGCCTCAGTTTGAAGGCAGAATTGACGAACAAGAATTTTTCGATAAAGGCATCCTAATCGTTGCCATGATCAAATCTGGTGTTGAACTGGCATTTGATGTCATGGTTGAAGCAGGCATTCTACCTGAATCAGCTTATTATGAGTCATTACATGAGACTCCACTAATTTCGAATACTATTGCCCGCAAGCGTTTATATGAGATGAATGTTGTTATCTCTGATACAGCAGAATATGGCAACTATCTCTTCGCTAATGCGGCCATCCCATTATTGAAAGAAAAGCTAATGCCCACTATCTCGGCCGAATTGATTGGCAAAGGTTTGAACGTTAGCTCCAATAGTGTTGACAACATGGCACTTGTTAACGCGAACCATAAAATACGTAATCACGGTGTCGAATCTGTTGGTGCAGTGTTACGGGGATATATGACGGATATGAAAGCAATAGTTGATGTTGCTTAA
- a CDS encoding multidrug effflux MFS transporter → MSNTINSKIDKPELGLVEFVALMAFLTSLVALSIDAMLPAMNQIGSDLASDSPQYTHMIVSIFFLGMALGQMYYGPYSDAKGRRAAILSGLLIFALGTVICMLAESMEVLLFGRVVQAFGVSGPRIASIALIRDRFSGEAMARVMSFIMMVFILVPMIAPAFGKVILILASWREIFTSFLVIGSAVGIWFFSRQQETLPKNKRVKFSWAALIKSSQYILTHKQVMSYTLAMGFIFGAFLSYLSASQTLFEEFYQVGDMFPLYFAILAFSIGFASFVNGHLVMTLGMRKLCLGALYGNIVMASLLVSITWYFDGLPPLLVTVSLLFCEFFFIGILFGNLNSMAMVPLGHIAGLGAAIIGSLSSAFSVPIAIFIGSYVTNDIVPIAIGFLLFGCLALISVLWAGKGDSHLDEPEQVVCSTRKINQ, encoded by the coding sequence ATGTCAAACACCATAAATAGCAAGATTGATAAACCGGAGCTTGGCTTAGTCGAATTTGTAGCGCTAATGGCTTTTTTGACATCACTGGTGGCGTTGAGTATCGATGCAATGTTGCCTGCAATGAATCAGATTGGTAGTGATTTAGCTAGCGACAGCCCTCAATACACCCACATGATAGTGTCTATCTTCTTTTTGGGTATGGCATTAGGGCAAATGTATTACGGACCCTACTCGGATGCTAAGGGCCGCAGGGCGGCTATATTATCCGGCTTACTAATTTTTGCGCTTGGTACGGTTATTTGTATGTTGGCCGAGTCCATGGAAGTACTGCTATTTGGCAGAGTGGTTCAGGCCTTCGGCGTGTCGGGCCCACGCATTGCCTCCATTGCGCTTATTCGTGACCGCTTTTCTGGTGAAGCCATGGCACGGGTCATGTCATTCATTATGATGGTGTTTATCTTGGTGCCAATGATCGCCCCAGCCTTCGGCAAAGTTATTCTCATTTTGGCAAGCTGGCGAGAAATTTTCACCTCGTTTTTAGTCATTGGCTCTGCAGTAGGAATTTGGTTTTTCAGCCGTCAGCAGGAAACTCTGCCTAAAAATAAGCGGGTTAAATTTAGTTGGGCGGCACTGATAAAGTCGAGCCAGTACATCCTTACTCACAAGCAAGTGATGTCATATACCTTAGCTATGGGCTTTATATTTGGCGCCTTCCTGTCCTACCTAAGCGCCTCACAAACCTTGTTTGAAGAGTTCTATCAAGTAGGAGATATGTTTCCGCTGTACTTTGCGATTTTAGCATTTTCAATTGGTTTTGCATCTTTTGTAAACGGTCATTTGGTAATGACACTGGGCATGCGAAAACTTTGTTTGGGAGCTCTGTATGGCAATATTGTCATGGCGAGTCTATTGGTCAGCATCACTTGGTACTTTGATGGTTTACCGCCCTTGCTTGTTACAGTAAGCCTGTTATTTTGCGAATTCTTTTTTATTGGAATTTTATTCGGCAACCTCAACTCTATGGCAATGGTCCCTTTGGGCCATATTGCTGGGTTAGGCGCTGCCATTATTGGTTCCTTAAGTAGCGCTTTTTCAGTCCCCATCGCAATCTTCATTGGCAGCTATGTGACTAACGATATTGTGCCGATAGCAATAGGCTTTCTGCTCTTTGGCTGCTTAGCACTGATTAGTGTCTTATGGGCGGGTAAAGGTGATAGTCACTTAGATGAACCAGAGCAAGTGGTATGCTCAACTCGTAAAATAAACCAATAG
- a CDS encoding TonB-dependent receptor: MKTTIAKLALISSAVGLAFTHTAVLAQETQGVEKITVTGSLIKRTDMEGPSPVTSISADQIANTGVTDLISLFTKLPISGQGTFSTQGNSSDDTANGGSSVSLRGLGADSTLILINGRRVSVSPFAKGIDTAFVDINNIPIAAIKRVDILKDGASATYGSDAIAGVINIVLKDDFDGAEISAKFGTTADGGGDEQNISLIWGSSSEKFKHTFILDYFDREEVLYGDRSFSSSSNQAALRPNDPDAVDFRSSAGIPGTIALRSDPTNRVIDEFGVDRCAAEDIDRENVLCRYDYAPVMTMVPDAERFSFNYLGRYEVNDSVRAFIDFNGQNSKSIVRGAGSPSFNELFMDGDNANHPFADDPEHPFFGQDLTMRRRTVDIGNREKRVDTDYYRTIVGLNGEIETWNWEAAYSYIKSESVERGVDGYPNSRRVQEAIDSELWNPFEPSTNSQEALDYIETTTTRVGKSTNKTFDVTFSGPLMKMGNSEVMAAIKAEYREEAISDNPDDQFLRGDVFGTEATQANGERDSKSLSAEFAFPVMDELEIQLAVRYEDYSDFGTTTDPKVSFLWAPMDNLSFRGSYGTAFRAPSLHQLGLGRTDESPNLVDTVRCNAVDLGCQPAEYTAVFAGNPELGPEESSSYNLGMIFEVTEDLDFSIDYYSYDIENIIDSDTQFVFTNFGNDSTVVERIPTANPNDPGEVVRVYDSFQNIGDLETSGIDLDVGYKMESDMGSFRFGFVMNYVVKFEEYRPAADGGKRLNLTEGQFEQPKVRHTTSMDWVMDDFNATVAVNYIGEFDGDADSGFGDKTVDAMTTVDLVFNYRGIENTTLTLGATNLFNEEPPFSHHDFMGYVNSTHNGQGRFVYAQAGYKF, encoded by the coding sequence ATGAAAACAACAATAGCGAAGTTGGCATTAATCTCCTCAGCAGTCGGTTTAGCCTTCACACATACAGCAGTATTAGCACAAGAAACCCAAGGCGTTGAAAAAATAACAGTGACAGGATCACTGATCAAACGTACTGATATGGAAGGGCCCTCTCCGGTTACTTCGATTAGCGCGGATCAAATAGCCAATACAGGTGTAACGGATTTAATCAGCTTGTTTACCAAGTTGCCTATTTCCGGCCAAGGCACCTTTTCCACCCAAGGTAACAGCAGTGACGACACTGCCAATGGCGGTTCAAGTGTGTCTTTGCGTGGACTTGGTGCAGACTCAACCTTGATTCTAATCAACGGTCGTCGCGTATCGGTTTCACCTTTTGCAAAAGGGATTGATACCGCTTTCGTCGATATTAATAACATCCCTATTGCGGCGATTAAGCGCGTCGACATCCTCAAAGATGGCGCTTCTGCAACCTATGGCTCTGATGCTATCGCTGGTGTAATAAACATCGTGCTTAAAGACGATTTTGATGGTGCTGAGATTTCAGCCAAGTTCGGTACCACAGCAGATGGTGGCGGCGATGAACAAAATATCAGTTTGATATGGGGTAGCAGCAGCGAGAAGTTCAAACATACTTTTATTCTCGATTATTTTGACCGTGAAGAAGTGCTTTACGGGGATCGCTCTTTTTCAAGCTCTTCAAATCAAGCCGCGTTGCGACCTAATGACCCTGATGCGGTCGATTTCAGAAGTTCGGCGGGTATTCCGGGTACCATAGCGTTGCGCTCTGATCCAACTAATCGCGTCATTGATGAATTTGGCGTCGACCGCTGTGCAGCTGAAGATATTGACCGAGAAAATGTTCTTTGTCGTTATGATTATGCGCCCGTCATGACTATGGTCCCAGATGCTGAGCGTTTCAGTTTCAACTACCTAGGTCGCTATGAGGTGAATGATTCGGTTCGTGCTTTTATAGATTTTAATGGTCAAAACTCCAAATCTATTGTTCGCGGTGCGGGCAGCCCAAGTTTTAATGAATTGTTCATGGATGGCGACAATGCCAATCATCCTTTCGCGGATGATCCAGAACATCCATTCTTTGGACAAGACCTAACGATGCGCCGTCGTACCGTAGATATTGGCAATCGTGAAAAACGGGTTGATACCGATTATTACCGTACCATTGTTGGTTTAAATGGTGAAATCGAAACATGGAACTGGGAAGCGGCTTATAGTTACATCAAAAGTGAATCGGTAGAACGTGGCGTTGACGGCTATCCAAATTCAAGACGTGTTCAAGAAGCTATCGATAGCGAGCTATGGAACCCCTTTGAACCATCAACCAACTCACAAGAGGCGTTAGATTATATCGAGACAACTACTACTCGTGTGGGCAAATCAACCAACAAAACCTTCGATGTAACTTTCTCAGGTCCATTGATGAAGATGGGTAACAGCGAAGTAATGGCTGCGATTAAGGCTGAGTACCGCGAAGAAGCAATCAGCGATAATCCCGATGATCAATTCTTGCGTGGTGATGTATTTGGTACAGAAGCAACCCAAGCAAATGGCGAACGCGATAGTAAATCTTTGTCAGCAGAATTTGCTTTTCCAGTGATGGATGAATTGGAAATTCAGTTGGCTGTAAGATATGAAGATTACAGTGACTTTGGCACCACCACTGATCCTAAAGTATCGTTTTTGTGGGCACCAATGGACAACCTATCCTTCCGCGGCTCTTACGGTACTGCATTTAGAGCACCGTCTTTGCATCAGCTAGGATTAGGCAGAACAGATGAATCGCCAAACTTAGTCGATACCGTACGCTGTAATGCTGTGGACTTAGGCTGTCAGCCTGCTGAATATACAGCAGTGTTCGCCGGTAACCCAGAATTAGGGCCAGAAGAATCATCAAGCTATAACTTAGGGATGATATTTGAAGTCACTGAAGATTTAGATTTCTCGATTGATTACTACAGTTATGATATCGAAAATATCATCGATTCAGATACCCAATTTGTGTTTACCAACTTTGGTAATGATTCAACAGTTGTTGAACGTATTCCTACTGCAAATCCAAACGACCCAGGTGAAGTAGTCAGAGTGTATGATTCTTTCCAAAACATCGGTGATCTAGAAACTTCTGGAATAGACTTGGATGTTGGCTACAAAATGGAGTCTGACATGGGCTCCTTTAGATTTGGCTTTGTGATGAACTACGTGGTCAAATTTGAAGAGTATCGTCCTGCGGCCGATGGTGGTAAGAGATTGAACCTCACCGAAGGTCAGTTTGAACAACCTAAAGTCCGCCACACTACTTCAATGGATTGGGTAATGGATGACTTCAACGCAACAGTTGCGGTTAACTACATTGGTGAGTTTGATGGTGATGCTGATTCAGGCTTTGGCGATAAAACCGTTGATGCCATGACCACAGTAGATTTGGTTTTCAATTATAGAGGTATTGAAAACACCACACTTACGCTAGGTGCAACCAATTTGTTCAATGAAGAGCCTCCATTTAGCCACCATGATTTTATGGGCTACGTGAACTCTACCCACAATGGTCAGGGACGTTTTGTCTATGCTCAAGCAGGGTATAAATTCTAA
- the can gene encoding carbonate dehydratase: protein MCEIKQLLEKNRKWSEATTANNPDFFQSLARQQSPRYLWIGCSDSRVPANQILDLPPGDVFVHRNVANLVVHTDFNCLSVLQYAVDVLKVEHIIVCGHYGCGGVDAALQNNSLGLIDNWLGHIRDLVHKYKADLSGLSAHEKAAKLCEINVLEQASNVKRNSIVREALGRGQKLQIHSWIYSLKDGLLKDLASQ, encoded by the coding sequence ATGTGCGAAATCAAACAGTTACTCGAAAAAAATCGTAAGTGGTCAGAAGCCACTACGGCCAACAACCCCGACTTTTTCCAGTCCTTGGCTCGTCAACAGAGTCCGAGGTATTTGTGGATTGGGTGCTCGGACAGTCGTGTTCCGGCCAACCAGATTCTGGACTTACCGCCAGGGGATGTGTTCGTGCACAGAAATGTAGCCAATTTGGTGGTGCACACCGACTTTAACTGTCTTTCTGTGCTTCAATACGCGGTTGATGTACTCAAGGTTGAACACATAATAGTTTGTGGCCATTACGGCTGTGGCGGAGTTGATGCGGCATTACAAAATAACTCTCTTGGTCTAATTGATAATTGGCTCGGGCATATTCGTGACCTAGTGCATAAATATAAAGCTGATTTAAGCGGTTTGTCGGCCCATGAAAAGGCGGCCAAATTGTGTGAGATTAACGTGCTTGAGCAAGCTTCCAATGTGAAACGCAATAGTATCGTTCGAGAAGCCCTTGGTCGAGGCCAAAAGCTGCAAATCCATAGTTGGATTTACAGTTTGAAAGATGGACTGTTAAAAGATCTCGCTAGCCAATAG
- a CDS encoding GNAT family N-acetyltransferase yields MQIRSATFDDLASLAQLFDGYRVYYQQNSDMLIATRFIAERLTQRDSTIFVAQEDEGPLLGFVQLYPIFSSVKAQKSLLLNDLFVTPSARRAGVARALMQKAKRYAKKQLACWIMLQTEHSNHNAQALYESLGYKKDQDCFYYYLS; encoded by the coding sequence ATGCAAATTCGCTCAGCGACATTTGACGACCTAGCCAGTTTGGCGCAACTGTTTGACGGCTATCGTGTTTATTACCAACAAAATTCAGATATGCTCATCGCCACACGGTTCATCGCAGAACGGCTAACCCAGCGGGACTCGACTATTTTTGTCGCGCAGGAGGATGAAGGGCCACTATTGGGTTTCGTCCAACTGTATCCTATTTTCAGCTCAGTTAAGGCTCAGAAGAGTTTGTTGCTAAATGATTTATTTGTGACCCCTTCTGCTCGCAGAGCCGGGGTGGCTAGAGCACTGATGCAAAAAGCCAAGCGCTATGCAAAAAAGCAACTAGCTTGCTGGATCATGTTACAAACAGAACACTCTAACCATAACGCGCAGGCGCTATACGAATCCCTTGGTTATAAAAAAGACCAGGACTGTTTTTATTACTACTTATCCTGA
- a CDS encoding RNA polymerase sigma factor: protein MSKEFDRILSEYGPMLSRVASSYEANEHLRQELLQEISLAVWQALKGFKGNSSLKTYVLRVAHNKAVTHVSYHSKQPNNDSYCEVDNPIAAVHQQTSEQNLSQQAAIQHLLEGVRKLPLQARQIITMSMEGLSYQEIAEVCGIKSVNVGVIINRAKKTLMEQVQYEQ from the coding sequence TTGAGTAAGGAATTTGACAGGATCCTGTCTGAATATGGACCGATGCTGAGCCGTGTGGCGTCAAGTTATGAGGCTAATGAACACCTTAGACAGGAATTGCTCCAGGAGATTAGCTTAGCGGTGTGGCAAGCATTAAAAGGTTTTAAAGGTAATAGTAGCTTAAAAACCTATGTTCTGCGGGTGGCGCATAACAAAGCCGTTACTCATGTTTCCTATCATTCAAAACAGCCGAATAATGACAGTTATTGTGAAGTCGACAACCCCATTGCCGCTGTTCACCAACAAACTTCCGAACAAAACCTTTCACAACAAGCGGCGATTCAACATTTACTTGAGGGGGTCCGCAAGCTGCCTCTACAAGCTAGACAAATTATTACCATGTCGATGGAAGGTCTGAGTTATCAAGAGATTGCCGAGGTATGCGGGATTAAATCGGTCAATGTGGGTGTGATAATTAATCGCGCTAAGAAAACCCTAATGGAGCAAGTTCAATATGAACAATAA
- a CDS encoding DMT family transporter, which yields MSNIQLFISCTLIWGSTWIAITYQLGEVDPALSVAYRFTIASLVLGAYCWFKKLPLKMPTHIHLKMAAVGLCLYTLDYSFLYQSQKYIISAVLALMSSSIIYLNIIMRKIFLKKPIRPEVLIGATFGLLGMALIFLPEFDKVQNDEFLAFGILLACISFFFAALGNVVSERILDQGTPVIQMNFWAMTYGLVFLYGFAFFSGAEFILPKSTDYYVSLLFLAVFGSVLAFGAFMKLMQQIGSDKAAYVVLMYPLVALFLSTLFEGYQWQLQAVIGVLIVLFGNAIAMGKIGLLRFKIKSSAN from the coding sequence GTGTCTAATATTCAACTTTTTATCAGTTGCACACTTATTTGGGGTTCAACCTGGATTGCCATTACTTATCAACTGGGAGAAGTGGATCCAGCTTTGTCGGTTGCCTACCGGTTTACCATCGCGTCGCTAGTATTAGGCGCATATTGTTGGTTTAAGAAACTGCCTTTGAAAATGCCAACCCATATTCATCTGAAAATGGCGGCGGTGGGATTATGCCTATATACGTTGGATTATAGTTTCTTGTATCAAAGTCAAAAGTACATCATTAGTGCTGTGTTAGCCTTGATGAGTTCCAGTATTATTTATCTTAATATCATTATGCGTAAAATCTTTTTGAAAAAACCGATTCGGCCAGAAGTGTTGATTGGAGCCACTTTTGGTTTATTGGGCATGGCGCTTATTTTTTTGCCTGAATTTGATAAGGTGCAAAATGATGAATTTTTAGCTTTTGGGATCCTGCTCGCCTGCATCTCATTCTTTTTCGCCGCGTTGGGTAATGTGGTGTCTGAGCGAATCTTGGACCAAGGCACACCTGTAATTCAAATGAACTTTTGGGCGATGACCTATGGGCTGGTGTTCTTATATGGCTTTGCATTTTTCAGCGGGGCTGAATTTATTCTGCCCAAGTCGACAGATTATTATGTGTCTCTGCTATTTTTAGCCGTGTTTGGTTCCGTGTTGGCCTTTGGTGCTTTTATGAAACTAATGCAACAGATCGGCTCTGACAAAGCAGCCTATGTGGTATTGATGTATCCTTTGGTCGCCTTGTTTCTTTCAACATTATTTGAAGGATATCAATGGCAACTTCAAGCTGTTATTGGTGTTTTAATTGTGTTGTTTGGTAATGCAATTGCTATGGGTAAGATAGGTCTGCTGCGCTTCAAGATTAAATCGTCAGCAAATTAG
- a CDS encoding M20 family peptidase translates to MEKLNESDYMKRLLLTFILAVMILVAVLWIRAETTFENKQLNLPQNTEQLDIDQSAAVERFAKGIRFATISYDDPSRIDDAAFAGLREHIEQSFPLIHQTAEQMIFNHHSLVYRFEGRNAALKPALFMGHMDVVPVDEVTQSQWQQPPFSGAVVDNIIWGRGTIDDKVTVFALLESMELLLSQGLVPEREIVFAFGHDEEIGGEQGAARIAEHFKQQGTEFEFVLDEGGAITDGVMAGMTQPVALIGIAEKGFVNLKLIVNDEGGHSSQPPEHTAVGILSQAIVDIENAQFETNLTFSIETFERVGYYAPLSSRLPMANLWLLSPLVESAMLGKPSSAAGIRTTIAATMLSGSSKSNILPTQASAVVNFRILPGETVETVTQHVVEAIDNPRVQIESFMQNEPSQVSPTDSLGYSLIEKNIRQLDNQILVAPYLVMGGTDSKHFYGLSDNVYRFMMVRLDPKGLKRFHGVNEQLPVADYINAITFFHAMLKQTATGQN, encoded by the coding sequence GTGGAAAAACTCAATGAGTCAGATTATATGAAGAGATTGCTGTTAACCTTTATTTTAGCGGTTATGATTTTAGTTGCCGTACTATGGATACGTGCGGAAACCACCTTTGAAAATAAGCAGTTAAACCTTCCCCAGAACACCGAGCAATTAGATATAGATCAATCAGCTGCTGTTGAACGATTTGCTAAAGGTATTCGCTTTGCGACGATTTCTTATGATGACCCATCTCGTATCGATGATGCTGCTTTCGCTGGTTTGCGTGAGCACATTGAACAGAGCTTCCCCTTGATACATCAAACGGCCGAACAAATGATCTTTAATCATCATAGTTTGGTGTACCGTTTTGAAGGCCGTAATGCCGCCCTCAAACCGGCTTTGTTTATGGGCCATATGGATGTGGTGCCAGTAGATGAGGTAACACAATCCCAGTGGCAACAGCCGCCTTTTAGCGGCGCGGTAGTAGACAATATTATTTGGGGACGAGGCACAATAGACGATAAAGTCACAGTGTTTGCATTGCTCGAATCAATGGAGCTACTGCTTAGTCAGGGCTTAGTACCCGAGCGTGAAATAGTCTTTGCCTTTGGCCACGACGAAGAAATCGGCGGCGAACAAGGCGCGGCCAGAATCGCTGAACATTTCAAGCAACAAGGCACTGAGTTTGAATTTGTCCTCGATGAAGGCGGCGCTATAACAGACGGAGTCATGGCTGGTATGACCCAACCCGTGGCATTAATTGGCATCGCAGAAAAAGGCTTTGTCAATTTAAAGCTCATTGTCAATGATGAAGGCGGTCACTCTTCACAACCACCTGAACACACCGCGGTAGGGATCCTAAGCCAAGCTATTGTAGATATCGAAAATGCTCAGTTTGAGACTAATTTGACCTTTAGTATAGAAACCTTCGAGCGGGTTGGCTACTACGCCCCCTTAAGTTCCCGCTTGCCAATGGCAAACCTTTGGTTGCTGTCTCCCTTGGTTGAAAGCGCCATGTTAGGCAAGCCTTCAAGTGCGGCAGGTATTCGCACCACCATAGCTGCCACTATGCTGAGCGGCAGTTCTAAATCTAACATTCTGCCGACTCAAGCCAGTGCCGTTGTCAATTTCAGGATCTTGCCAGGTGAGACGGTCGAGACAGTCACCCAGCATGTGGTCGAAGCCATCGACAATCCTAGGGTGCAAATTGAGAGCTTTATGCAAAATGAGCCATCTCAAGTTTCCCCTACAGATAGTTTAGGCTATAGCCTAATTGAAAAGAACATTCGACAGTTAGACAACCAGATACTAGTTGCCCCCTATTTAGTGATGGGCGGCACAGACTCAAAACACTTTTATGGGTTATCAGACAATGTCTATCGTTTTATGATGGTGCGCCTCGATCCCAAAGGATTGAAACGCTTTCATGGTGTGAATGAACAACTACCGGTGGCAGATTACATCAATGCCATCACATTTTTCCATGCCATGTTAAAACAAACTGCAACGGGACAGAATTAA
- a CDS encoding glutamate-5-semialdehyde dehydrogenase gives MSFSIAVAARAARLAARSIATLSSNVKNQLLRDIADELISQSDAILAANKRDLEQAKIAGLDVSMQDRLMLSEERLQSIRQAVLQIEQQRDPVGSINQIERQPSGIRVGKMRIPLGVIAMIYESRPNVTIDAAALCLKAGNAVILRGGKEAIHSNLALAACIHRALEKHNLDPAIVTVVPDTDRAVMNELMTLSDDVDLIIPRGGEGLIRFVSKHSQIPVIQHFKGVCHLYIDKAADLVKGLALLQNGKTQRTSVCNSLETLLVHQSVASEFLPMAAAMFAQHKVKVHACPKSIGFFDGAVAATEDDWHAEYLALEIAIRVVDNFDQAVEHIALYGSGHTEVIVSQDYSATNEFIRVVDSAVVMANASSRFSDGGELGLGAEIGISTSKLHAYGPMGALSLTTEKFVVYGDGEVRK, from the coding sequence ATGTCATTTTCCATCGCTGTAGCAGCCCGTGCAGCCAGACTTGCCGCACGCTCAATTGCTACTTTAAGCAGTAATGTTAAAAACCAATTATTACGGGATATTGCCGATGAGTTAATCAGTCAATCGGATGCGATTTTGGCGGCCAATAAACGGGATCTTGAGCAGGCTAAAATTGCTGGGCTGGATGTTTCCATGCAAGACCGATTAATGCTTAGTGAGGAGCGCTTACAAAGTATTCGCCAAGCGGTGCTACAAATTGAACAACAAAGGGATCCAGTCGGCAGTATTAATCAGATTGAACGACAGCCAAGCGGTATCCGGGTTGGCAAAATGCGCATTCCTTTAGGGGTGATCGCGATGATTTATGAGTCTCGTCCTAATGTTACCATTGATGCCGCGGCTTTGTGTTTAAAGGCCGGAAACGCGGTTATTTTGCGTGGTGGTAAAGAAGCTATTCATTCAAATCTAGCCTTAGCCGCATGTATCCATCGAGCGCTGGAAAAGCACAATTTAGATCCAGCTATCGTAACAGTGGTGCCCGACACCGACCGCGCGGTGATGAATGAATTAATGACCTTGAGTGATGATGTCGACTTGATTATTCCTCGCGGCGGTGAAGGCTTAATCCGATTTGTTAGCAAGCACAGCCAGATCCCAGTGATCCAACATTTTAAAGGTGTTTGTCATCTGTATATAGATAAAGCAGCCGATTTAGTTAAAGGACTGGCACTATTACAAAATGGAAAAACCCAGCGAACCAGCGTGTGTAACTCCCTCGAAACACTATTGGTGCACCAATCGGTAGCGTCCGAGTTTTTGCCCATGGCTGCAGCGATGTTTGCCCAACATAAAGTGAAAGTGCATGCATGCCCAAAAAGTATAGGGTTCTTCGATGGCGCGGTTGCCGCCACTGAAGATGACTGGCATGCCGAGTATTTGGCCCTTGAAATTGCCATACGGGTTGTCGATAACTTCGATCAAGCTGTTGAGCATATCGCGCTTTATGGCTCGGGCCACACAGAGGTAATTGTGAGCCAAGATTATTCAGCGACCAACGAGTTTATCCGAGTGGTAGATTCAGCGGTAGTGATGGCTAATGCCTCGTCGCGCTTTTCCGACGGTGGAGAGTTAGGCTTAGGCGCCGAAATTGGCATATCAACCAGTAAATTACATGCTTATGGTCCTATGGGAGCTTTGTCGCTGACCACAGAAAAATTCGTGGTTTATGGTGACGGCGAAGTGAGGAAATAA